From a region of the Brevibacterium siliguriense genome:
- a CDS encoding diacylglycerol/lipid kinase family protein: protein MDEHDRTRTPVAGRVEADDRPAPLPRRITVGIIVNPKHSATLRAYADLVPQLQKAGAHYRSMTTSVERSGRWQAEQLIDWGADTVIILGGDGTIRAAAPVLAEAGTLTSLVPTGTANVLSRHIGLRSCRHAIDHCVRTVASIIRDVPTNLRGIPVNAAEFRRADGSRHRTEFISLAGIGGDARAIAHHHFATGLLGYTWGAARALFVVNFTASTGATVGAGDTSGTEGSASGQVWSVMASKVARPAGPIAVFPQARIDAEAFTVVTVGPIPDRLIARCRAWAGIATACLQGRPQAHPLMDYRCTTDMWVSVESPVPAQLDGDLIGDCLELRVSAGEKKLLVSAPTT, encoded by the coding sequence ATGGACGAGCACGACAGGACACGCACACCGGTGGCCGGCCGTGTCGAAGCGGATGACCGACCGGCCCCGTTGCCGAGGCGGATCACCGTTGGGATCATCGTCAATCCCAAACATTCGGCGACGCTGCGGGCGTATGCCGACCTCGTGCCCCAGCTGCAGAAGGCCGGAGCGCACTACCGAAGCATGACCACCAGCGTCGAACGTTCTGGTCGTTGGCAAGCCGAACAGCTCATCGACTGGGGAGCCGACACGGTCATCATCCTCGGCGGAGACGGAACCATCCGAGCAGCAGCACCGGTCCTCGCCGAGGCGGGAACGCTCACATCCCTCGTCCCGACCGGGACCGCGAACGTGCTCAGCCGCCATATCGGCCTCCGCTCGTGCCGGCACGCAATCGATCATTGCGTGCGCACGGTGGCATCGATCATCCGGGACGTTCCGACGAACCTGCGCGGCATCCCGGTCAATGCTGCGGAATTTCGGCGAGCCGACGGCAGTCGGCATCGTACCGAGTTCATCAGCCTCGCAGGAATCGGAGGAGACGCCCGGGCCATCGCCCACCACCATTTCGCAACTGGGCTGCTCGGCTATACGTGGGGAGCCGCCAGGGCTCTCTTCGTCGTGAACTTCACCGCGAGCACTGGGGCCACCGTGGGCGCGGGAGACACCTCGGGTACTGAGGGAAGCGCCTCGGGGCAGGTGTGGTCGGTGATGGCGTCGAAGGTGGCTCGACCCGCCGGGCCCATCGCCGTGTTCCCCCAAGCGCGAATCGATGCTGAGGCCTTCACTGTGGTCACGGTCGGCCCGATCCCGGACCGACTCATCGCCCGCTGCCGAGCGTGGGCAGGAATCGCCACGGCATGTCTGCAAGGCAGACCACAGGCACACCCGCTCATGGACTATCGCTGCACGACCGATATGTGGGTCTCCGTCGAATCGCCGGTGCCGGCACAACTCGACGGAGACCTCATCGGCGACTGCCTGGAATTGCGGGTGAGCGCCGGTGAGAAGAAGCTGCTGGTCTCAGCGCCGACGACGTGA
- the pdxS gene encoding pyridoxal 5'-phosphate synthase lyase subunit PdxS, which produces MTETQTLLNTGLAQMLKGGVIMDVVNEEQARIAEAAGASAVMALERVPADIRAQGGVARMSDPDLIDSIISAVSIPVMAKARIGHFVEAQILETLGVDYIDESEVLSPADYVNHIDKSVFKVPFVCGATNLGEALRRITEGASMIRSKGEAGTGDVSEAMRHLRTINSEIRALGAKSEDELYVAAKEIAAPYHLVKQVASLGRLPVVTFVAGGIATPADAAMMMQLGADGVFVGSGIFKSGNPEARAKAIVEATTHFDDPDAVARASRGLGDAMVGINVADVPAPHRLAERGW; this is translated from the coding sequence ATGACCGAAACACAGACCCTCCTCAACACCGGCCTGGCCCAGATGCTCAAGGGCGGCGTCATCATGGACGTCGTCAACGAAGAACAGGCACGCATCGCCGAGGCGGCCGGTGCTTCCGCCGTCATGGCCCTCGAACGGGTTCCTGCCGATATCCGCGCCCAGGGCGGAGTCGCCCGGATGAGCGATCCCGACCTCATCGACTCGATCATCAGCGCCGTGTCCATCCCCGTCATGGCCAAGGCCCGCATCGGACACTTCGTCGAAGCACAGATTCTTGAGACCCTCGGGGTCGACTACATCGACGAATCCGAGGTCCTCTCCCCCGCCGACTACGTCAACCACATCGACAAGTCAGTCTTCAAAGTCCCGTTCGTCTGTGGTGCGACCAACCTCGGTGAGGCTCTGCGCCGCATCACCGAAGGCGCATCGATGATCCGCTCGAAGGGTGAAGCGGGCACCGGCGACGTCTCCGAGGCGATGCGCCACCTACGCACCATCAACTCGGAGATCCGCGCACTGGGTGCGAAGAGCGAAGACGAGCTCTACGTCGCGGCCAAGGAGATCGCTGCCCCATACCACCTGGTCAAGCAGGTCGCCAGCCTCGGCCGTCTGCCCGTCGTGACCTTCGTCGCCGGCGGCATCGCCACCCCGGCCGATGCGGCGATGATGATGCAGCTCGGTGCCGATGGCGTCTTCGTCGGCTCCGGAATCTTCAAGTCCGGCAACCCGGAGGCCCGCGCGAAAGCCATCGTCGAGGCGACTACGCACTTCGATGACCCGGACGCCGTGGCCAGGGCATCCCGCGGGCTCGGCGATGCGATGGTCGGCATCAACGTCGCCGACGTCCCCGCGCCGCACCGCCTGGCCGAGCGCGGCTGGTGA
- a CDS encoding LapA family protein produces the protein MSTQDPRGDSQTPEELLAETDSVLGSDTPATGETAAVDKTQEMTPHERAEQTQPPAEHTGELPSTKAGSGMSAGMWVSLILGAVIVVLLLIFILQNNVPAEFQYFGWQFELPLGVAMLFAAIGGILIAGIIGSVRIFVLNRKLRKINKALGR, from the coding sequence ATGAGTACTCAAGACCCGCGTGGCGATTCGCAGACGCCCGAAGAGCTCCTGGCCGAAACCGATTCAGTCCTCGGCAGCGATACTCCCGCGACGGGCGAGACCGCTGCGGTGGACAAGACCCAGGAGATGACCCCGCACGAAAGAGCCGAACAGACACAGCCTCCTGCGGAACACACCGGTGAGCTGCCCTCGACGAAGGCCGGGTCCGGGATGTCGGCGGGAATGTGGGTCTCCCTCATCCTCGGCGCCGTGATCGTCGTCCTGCTGCTCATCTTCATCCTGCAGAACAATGTCCCGGCCGAGTTCCAGTACTTCGGCTGGCAATTCGAACTGCCTCTGGGCGTGGCGATGCTCTTCGCTGCGATCGGCGGCATCCTCATCGCCGGAATCATCGGTTCGGTGCGGATCTTCGTCCTCAACCGCAAATTGAGGAAGATCAACAAGGCCCTGGGCCGCTGA
- a CDS encoding helicase HerA-like domain-containing protein, with product MTEQALQALKDGYTFEGETVDLGIALDGEEPSKETPISIPLSMLNRHGLIAGATGTGKTVTLQVLAEQLSKAGVPVFASDIKGDLSGIGASGVESDKLRKRLDADGQDWQPHSNPTEFYTLGDSGLGTPLRATVTSFGPILLSKVLELNDTQESVLSLVFHYADQSGLALLDLSDLKAVLTFLTSDEGKADLEGIGGAPKATVGVILRKISELAAQGGDVFFGEPEFDTADLLRTDDNGAGIVSVLELQKLSQSPALFSTFLMWLLADLFQDLPEVGDPDKPSLVFFFDEAHLLFAGASRAFLQSVTQTVRLIRSKGVGIFFVTQTPKDVPEDVLAQLGSRIQHQLRAHTPNDAKALKATAQTFPKSDYDLEELLTSLGIGEAVVTVMDPDGAPTPVAPTLMRAPESKMGPMSEDQIKSAVADSPQHEKYGTAIDNESAREILATRLEGGSEAHAEKQSSAPADAQRRDGSADKIDFPEESGGSRKKSAKKDDENMFAQVVKSSAFKQFTRTAAREIARGIFGTSRRRR from the coding sequence ATGACTGAGCAGGCATTGCAGGCACTCAAAGACGGATACACCTTCGAGGGCGAGACGGTCGACCTGGGAATCGCCCTCGACGGTGAGGAACCCTCGAAGGAGACTCCGATCTCCATCCCGCTGTCCATGCTCAACCGCCACGGCCTCATCGCCGGCGCCACGGGAACCGGCAAGACTGTGACCCTGCAGGTGCTCGCCGAGCAACTGTCCAAAGCCGGCGTGCCGGTCTTCGCCTCTGATATCAAGGGTGATCTCTCAGGCATCGGCGCCTCCGGCGTCGAATCCGACAAACTGCGCAAGCGACTCGATGCCGACGGGCAGGATTGGCAGCCGCACTCCAACCCGACGGAGTTCTACACTCTCGGCGATTCGGGACTGGGCACTCCGCTGCGGGCGACCGTGACCTCGTTCGGACCGATCCTGCTGTCGAAAGTGCTCGAACTCAACGACACGCAGGAGTCCGTCCTCTCACTGGTCTTCCACTATGCCGATCAGTCGGGACTGGCGTTGCTCGACCTCTCCGACCTCAAAGCCGTCCTCACCTTCCTCACCTCCGACGAGGGCAAGGCTGACCTCGAAGGCATCGGCGGGGCGCCGAAGGCCACCGTCGGCGTCATCCTGCGCAAGATCTCCGAACTCGCCGCCCAGGGCGGCGACGTGTTCTTCGGCGAACCGGAATTCGACACCGCTGATCTGCTGCGCACCGACGACAACGGTGCCGGAATCGTCTCCGTGCTCGAGCTGCAGAAGCTCAGCCAGTCGCCGGCTCTGTTCTCCACGTTCCTCATGTGGCTGCTGGCCGATCTGTTCCAGGACCTGCCGGAGGTCGGCGATCCCGACAAGCCATCGCTCGTGTTCTTCTTCGACGAGGCCCACCTGCTCTTCGCAGGTGCCTCGAGGGCCTTCCTCCAGTCGGTGACGCAGACGGTGCGGCTCATCCGGTCGAAGGGAGTCGGCATCTTCTTCGTCACGCAGACTCCGAAGGATGTCCCCGAGGATGTGCTCGCACAGTTGGGTTCGCGCATTCAGCATCAGCTGCGGGCGCACACGCCCAACGATGCCAAGGCTCTCAAGGCGACTGCGCAGACGTTCCCGAAGTCCGACTACGACCTCGAAGAGCTTCTCACTTCGCTGGGCATCGGCGAAGCCGTGGTCACCGTCATGGACCCCGATGGTGCACCGACTCCGGTGGCGCCGACGCTGATGCGCGCCCCGGAGTCGAAGATGGGGCCGATGAGCGAGGACCAGATCAAATCGGCTGTGGCGGATTCGCCCCAGCATGAGAAGTACGGCACCGCGATCGACAACGAATCTGCTCGCGAGATCCTCGCCACGCGTCTCGAGGGCGGATCCGAGGCACACGCCGAGAAGCAGAGTTCGGCGCCCGCAGATGCTCAGCGCCGTGACGGTTCTGCGGACAAGATCGACTTCCCGGAGGAGTCCGGCGGTTCCCGAAAGAAGTCGGCGAAGAAGGACGACGAGAACATGTTCGCCCAGGTCGTGAAGTCCTCGGCGTTCAAACAGTTCACGCGGACCGCCGCACGCGAGATCGCGCGCGGAATCTTCGGTACCTCACGTCGTCGGCGCTGA
- the pdxT gene encoding pyridoxal 5'-phosphate synthase glutaminase subunit PdxT, whose amino-acid sequence MRVGVLALQGAFREHLLMLGSLGVDTLKVTRSEHLSGIDALILPGGESTAMVRIAAGTDLFATLRERMADGLPVFGTCAGLILLSDRLSDDSLGGYDRLGGLDITVARNAYGRQQESFTAPLTVQGLDEPVAGTFIRAPQILDLGPGTEVLAAHDDTPVLVRQGAVWGASFHPELGSDGRIHAEFLHHLGAAVQRLTHD is encoded by the coding sequence GTGAGAGTCGGCGTCCTCGCCCTCCAGGGAGCCTTCCGTGAGCACCTGCTCATGCTCGGCTCCCTGGGGGTCGACACCCTCAAGGTCACTCGGTCCGAACACCTCTCCGGCATCGATGCGCTCATCCTGCCCGGCGGAGAGTCCACGGCCATGGTGCGCATCGCAGCCGGCACGGATCTCTTCGCGACTCTGCGCGAACGCATGGCCGACGGCCTGCCGGTCTTCGGCACCTGTGCGGGTCTCATTCTACTAAGCGATCGGCTCAGTGACGATTCGCTGGGTGGGTATGACCGCCTCGGCGGGCTCGACATCACCGTGGCACGCAACGCCTACGGTCGACAGCAGGAGTCCTTCACCGCACCGTTGACGGTCCAGGGACTGGACGAACCGGTTGCGGGCACCTTCATCCGGGCTCCGCAGATCCTCGATCTCGGGCCCGGCACCGAGGTGCTCGCTGCGCACGATGACACGCCCGTCCTCGTCCGGCAAGGGGCGGTCTGGGGTGCCAGCTTCCACCCGGAATTGGGCTCGGACGGAAGAATCCATGCAGAATTCCTCCACCACCTCGGCGCCGCTGTGCAAAGATTGACTCATGACTGA
- the pdxR gene encoding MocR-like pyridoxine biosynthesis transcription factor PdxR: protein MVTKSRAGTRAEGIALPVSVEKGLPSPLPDQLTQELRRLISDGTLRPGDAVPSSRRLAKHLGISRGSVETAYAQLVVEGFLITAERSATRINPDLPAASTTVRPKSRIPDSPRRRLRNYVDLRPGFGGDDPLREPAFRRAWRESLDLDPGPIDPLGQPRARWAIADYLRLTRGMAVDPDEIILTSGSRDGLRLLLSVGVSGSIAVENPGFPGLRQAMTDQHLVPLQVSGSLPAPADVGAAVVTPNHQFPHGTPMPVDQRARLLDWAARSDAILVEDDYDSEARFTRTVLPTLFDLASSTGSSAQVVHIGTFSTLLTSAVSTGYVIARGEIAERLMSMRTALGPAFSPILQMAIASYLGSGGLRRRISRGRRRLRAAEEVVAEVGPFPGLVHDGRTLVIETSQAQAASLLRELADRGILVASLARGWTGGDEARHGLVIAHSNVEAPVLREALGVVKALLSRIQS, encoded by the coding sequence ATGGTTACGAAGTCACGGGCCGGCACTCGGGCCGAGGGCATCGCGCTGCCGGTGAGCGTCGAGAAGGGTCTGCCGTCTCCGCTGCCGGATCAGCTCACTCAGGAACTGCGCCGCCTCATCTCGGATGGAACCCTGCGCCCGGGGGATGCAGTGCCCTCGAGCCGTCGACTGGCCAAGCACCTCGGAATCTCCCGCGGCAGCGTGGAGACAGCGTATGCGCAGCTCGTCGTCGAGGGATTTCTCATCACCGCCGAACGCTCGGCGACGAGGATCAATCCCGACTTGCCCGCCGCTTCGACAACCGTGCGTCCGAAGAGCCGTATTCCCGACTCGCCTAGGCGGCGCTTGCGCAATTATGTCGACCTGCGCCCGGGATTCGGCGGTGACGATCCACTGCGTGAACCGGCCTTTCGCCGGGCTTGGAGGGAATCGCTCGACCTCGATCCGGGTCCGATCGATCCCTTGGGGCAGCCTCGTGCCCGCTGGGCGATCGCCGACTATCTGCGGCTGACACGGGGGATGGCCGTCGATCCTGACGAGATCATCCTCACGAGCGGGTCCCGCGATGGACTGCGGCTGCTGTTGAGCGTCGGTGTCTCCGGCTCCATCGCCGTGGAGAATCCGGGTTTCCCGGGCCTGCGGCAGGCGATGACCGACCAGCACCTCGTACCCCTGCAGGTGTCCGGTTCCTTGCCGGCCCCTGCCGACGTGGGCGCCGCCGTCGTGACACCGAATCACCAGTTCCCGCACGGAACACCGATGCCGGTCGACCAGCGTGCGCGGCTGTTGGACTGGGCGGCTCGGAGCGATGCGATCCTCGTCGAGGATGACTACGACAGCGAGGCCCGTTTCACCCGGACCGTGCTGCCCACCCTCTTCGATCTCGCATCATCGACCGGCAGCTCTGCTCAGGTCGTGCATATCGGCACTTTCTCCACTTTGCTGACTTCGGCGGTATCGACCGGTTACGTCATCGCACGAGGGGAGATCGCGGAGAGGCTCATGAGCATGCGCACGGCCCTCGGGCCCGCATTCTCACCGATTCTGCAGATGGCCATCGCCTCGTACCTCGGGTCCGGTGGGCTGCGCCGTCGAATCTCCCGCGGTCGGCGACGCCTCCGGGCTGCCGAGGAGGTCGTGGCCGAGGTCGGTCCGTTCCCCGGTCTGGTCCACGACGGCCGCACCCTCGTCATCGAAACGTCGCAGGCTCAGGCCGCGAGTCTGCTGCGGGAACTGGCTGATCGGGGCATCCTCGTCGCCTCATTGGCAAGGGGCTGGACCGGCGGTGACGAGGCCAGGCACGGGCTGGTCATCGCCCATTCGAACGTCGAGGCGCCTGTGCTGAGGGAGGCCCTCGGCGTGGTGAAGGCCCTGTTGAGTAGGATTCAGTCATGA
- a CDS encoding 4'-phosphopantetheinyl transferase family protein — protein MAHHPTFTVLPTELPVTLVLADTSAEAAWTRDDDSVLTEQERNYAREFDAGAAATWPAGRVVLRHVLGAHLDQDPAAIEIRLDSAGKPRHDECEFSVSRSRRLVLVAVSEDPVGLDIEAVPERNVALEAMQLLHERERAELEALPDDDFASGFVRVWARTEAFLKALSTGLARDPGIDYIGAGPQPSSPHPDVDIHDLEAGIPDGHIAAIAFNR, from the coding sequence ATGGCGCACCACCCCACTTTCACCGTACTGCCCACCGAACTTCCCGTCACGCTCGTCCTCGCCGACACCTCGGCGGAAGCCGCGTGGACGCGCGATGATGATTCCGTGCTCACTGAGCAGGAACGCAACTATGCACGGGAATTCGACGCCGGAGCGGCCGCCACCTGGCCGGCCGGCCGTGTCGTCCTCCGTCACGTGCTCGGCGCGCATCTGGACCAGGATCCCGCCGCGATCGAGATCCGTCTCGATTCGGCGGGCAAGCCTCGCCACGACGAGTGCGAGTTCTCGGTGTCAAGGTCGCGCCGCCTCGTCCTCGTCGCTGTGTCCGAGGACCCGGTCGGACTCGACATCGAAGCGGTCCCCGAGCGAAATGTCGCTCTTGAAGCGATGCAGCTGCTGCACGAAAGAGAACGGGCCGAGCTCGAAGCGCTGCCCGACGACGACTTCGCCTCCGGCTTCGTTCGCGTGTGGGCGCGCACCGAAGCTTTCCTCAAGGCGCTGAGCACGGGGCTGGCTCGCGACCCCGGAATCGATTACATCGGCGCCGGCCCGCAGCCGAGCTCACCGCACCCGGATGTCGACATCCACGATCTCGAGGCCGGCATTCCCGACGGTCATATCGCGGCTATCGCGTTCAACCGCTGA
- a CDS encoding NADP-dependent isocitrate dehydrogenase, whose translation MAKIIYTRTDEAPLLATYSLKPIIEAFATSAGVEVETRDISLAARVLAQFTDRLPEDQRVGDALAELGDLAKTPDANIIKLPNISASVPQLKATIAELQSQGYDLPAYPEEPSTDEEKDVRARYDKVKGSAVNPVLREGNSDRRAPQAVKNFAKAHPHSMGEWSKDSKTRVATMGSDDFRDNEKSVIIDADDTLTIRLRTEAGDTKVLKESLPVLAGEIVDSTKMNAAALDEFVKDQIAAAKADGVLFSVHLKATMMKVSDPILFGKVIEAFFPEVFAEYGDVLAEAGLTSDNGLAAILAGLDTLPADAAAGIKAGIEKGLADGPDLAMVNSHKGITNLHVPSDVIVDASMPAMIRVGGKMWNKDDQTQDTLAVIPDSSYAGVYQTVIEDCQANGAFDPRTMGTVPNVGLMAQKAEEYGSHDKTFEIPEAGTVEVVNSVGEVLMSHQVAAGDIWRACQTKDIPVRDWVKLAVTRARLSETPAVFWLDETRAHDLNIKSKVEEYLRDHDTEGLDIRIMNPVEATQFSIDRIREGKDTISVTGNVLRDYNTDLFPILELGTSAKMLSVVPLIAGGGLFETGAGGSAPKHVQQLVEENHLRWDSLGEFLALAESFRHEFNVHGNERAGVLADTLDAATGKFLEENKSPSRKVGEIDNRGSHFYLTLYWAQQLAEQTSDEALAEAIAPVAKALTEKEDAIAAELLEVQGNPVDLGGYYYPNDAKTEAAMRPSATLNEIISSLSKTV comes from the coding sequence ATGGCTAAAATCATTTACACGCGCACGGATGAAGCGCCGCTTCTGGCGACGTATTCGCTCAAACCCATCATCGAAGCCTTCGCTACGTCGGCCGGTGTCGAGGTTGAGACCAGGGACATCTCTCTCGCCGCACGCGTGCTGGCTCAGTTCACCGACCGCTTGCCTGAAGACCAGCGGGTCGGCGATGCTCTGGCCGAGCTGGGCGACCTCGCCAAGACCCCCGATGCCAACATCATCAAGCTGCCCAACATCTCCGCTTCCGTTCCGCAGCTGAAGGCGACGATCGCCGAACTGCAGTCGCAGGGCTACGATCTGCCCGCCTACCCGGAAGAGCCTTCAACCGATGAGGAGAAGGACGTTCGGGCACGCTACGACAAGGTCAAGGGCTCCGCCGTCAACCCGGTGCTGCGTGAGGGCAACTCCGACCGTCGCGCTCCGCAGGCTGTGAAGAACTTCGCCAAGGCTCACCCGCATTCCATGGGCGAATGGTCGAAGGACTCGAAGACCCGCGTCGCCACCATGGGTTCGGACGACTTCCGCGACAACGAGAAGTCCGTGATCATCGACGCCGATGACACCCTGACGATCCGCCTGCGCACCGAAGCCGGCGACACGAAGGTCCTCAAGGAGTCCCTGCCGGTGCTGGCCGGCGAGATCGTCGACTCGACGAAGATGAATGCCGCCGCTCTCGACGAATTCGTCAAGGACCAGATCGCTGCCGCCAAGGCCGACGGCGTCCTCTTCTCCGTCCACCTCAAGGCCACGATGATGAAGGTCTCCGACCCGATCCTCTTCGGCAAGGTCATCGAGGCGTTCTTCCCCGAGGTCTTCGCCGAATACGGCGACGTCCTCGCCGAGGCGGGACTGACCTCCGACAACGGACTGGCCGCCATCCTCGCTGGGCTCGACACCCTGCCCGCCGATGCGGCAGCCGGGATCAAGGCCGGAATCGAAAAGGGCCTGGCCGACGGACCCGACCTGGCCATGGTCAACTCGCACAAGGGCATCACGAACCTCCACGTGCCCTCCGACGTCATCGTCGATGCCTCCATGCCCGCGATGATCCGCGTCGGCGGCAAGATGTGGAACAAGGATGACCAGACCCAGGACACCCTGGCCGTCATTCCCGACTCCTCCTACGCCGGTGTCTACCAGACCGTCATCGAGGACTGCCAGGCCAATGGCGCCTTCGACCCCCGAACCATGGGCACCGTGCCCAACGTCGGTCTCATGGCTCAGAAGGCCGAAGAGTACGGCAGCCACGACAAGACCTTCGAGATCCCGGAAGCCGGAACCGTCGAGGTCGTCAACTCCGTCGGCGAGGTGCTCATGAGCCACCAGGTCGCCGCCGGTGACATCTGGCGTGCCTGCCAGACGAAGGACATCCCCGTCCGCGACTGGGTCAAGCTCGCTGTCACCCGCGCCCGTCTGTCCGAGACTCCGGCAGTGTTCTGGCTCGACGAGACCCGCGCACACGACCTCAACATCAAGTCGAAGGTCGAAGAGTACCTCCGCGACCACGACACCGAGGGCCTGGATATCCGCATCATGAACCCGGTGGAGGCCACTCAGTTCTCCATAGACCGCATCCGCGAGGGCAAGGACACCATCTCGGTGACCGGCAACGTGCTGCGTGACTACAACACGGACCTGTTCCCGATCCTCGAGCTCGGCACCTCGGCCAAGATGCTCTCCGTCGTTCCGCTCATCGCAGGCGGCGGACTCTTCGAGACCGGAGCCGGCGGCTCTGCTCCGAAGCACGTGCAGCAGCTCGTCGAGGAGAACCACCTGCGTTGGGACTCCCTCGGTGAGTTCCTCGCCCTGGCAGAATCCTTCCGCCACGAATTCAACGTCCACGGCAACGAGCGCGCCGGCGTACTCGCCGACACCCTTGACGCCGCGACCGGCAAGTTCCTCGAAGAGAACAAGTCGCCGTCGCGCAAGGTCGGCGAGATCGACAACCGCGGCAGCCACTTCTACCTCACCCTCTATTGGGCACAGCAGCTGGCCGAGCAGACCTCGGACGAAGCTCTGGCCGAGGCCATCGCACCTGTGGCGAAGGCACTGACTGAGAAGGAGGACGCCATCGCGGCCGAACTCCTCGAGGTTCAGGGCAACCCCGTCGACCTGGGCGGCTACTACTACCCGAACGATGCGAAGACCGAAGCCGCCATGCGGCCTTCGGCCACGCTCAATGAGATCATCTCCTCGCTGAGCAAGACTGTCTGA